From the genome of Candidatus Sulfotelmatobacter sp.:
CGGCGCTCGCCGCCCGAGCAGATCGAGGCCGAGCAGCACGATCAGCACGGCGAACACGAACGGCGCCGCCACCAGCGCCACCTGCAGCGCCGGCCCGAACGAGCGCTGCACGCGCCGCTCGACGGCTCCGGCGGTGACCGGCGAGGTGAACAGCCGCACCAGCAACGGCGGGCGCCGCGGCGGGGAGGGCGCGGGCGAGACCGGCGGACTCATGGTCTTCCGTTATCGGCAGGATGCGCACGGGCCGTGAGAGCTGCTCGTTCGAGCCCCGTGGCGGGCGCCCACGCCCGCTCACCCGCCGCATGCTCACTTCTCCTCGATCAGGCCGATCGTGTTGCCGGACGGGTCGAGCACCTCGGCCACCCGCGTGCCCTCGCCAACCCCCATCGGCGCCTGCTTCGGCTTCGCGCCGATCGAGAGCATCCGCGACCACTCGGCGTCGAGATCGGCGACTTTCCAGTACGACACGCCGCCCTTGTCTCCCACACGATGCTTGTCATCCTCGGGATGGATGCCGAGCTCGAAGCCGTCGACGTCGAAGCCGACGTAGAACGGCTCGTCGAAGTAGGGCTGGATCCCGAGCCACTCGGAATACCAGCGCCTGGCGCTCGCGAGGTCGCTGACCGGATAGATCGCGCTGCGAAGTCGAAGGCGATGGGGCATGACG
Proteins encoded in this window:
- a CDS encoding VOC family protein — translated: MPHRLRLRSAIYPVSDLASARRWYSEWLGIQPYFDEPFYVGFDVDGFELGIHPEDDKHRVGDKGGVSYWKVADLDAEWSRMLSIGAKPKQAPMGVGEGTRVAEVLDPSGNTIGLIEEK